GTATCAGTTTGCTTAGAGTTGCCTGCTCTATATGAACCAGCAAAAATGATTCCTACAGGAACTTCATTCATCTCTAGATTTTGACGTCTTATATAAGCTGAAATGATAACTGTGGGAATAATGTTTAGGCGCCATGTTATTTATGCAACTGTTAGAATTTCAAACTTTGACCAAGAAACAAGATCGTTCAATATTGTGGATTTTGATTTCTTTAGGATAGTTAGCTAGGATTATCTCTGGGTTTATTTGCATTAAGATAATCAATGGATGTAAGAATAATCATAAATTGAGAAGTAATACTTTATGGTGTTGCATCTGAAGATGTCTCCAAAATATGTTCAgcattttatatattttatttttataatgttCATTATTAGCAACACTAACTACTACTACAAATGAATACTGTGGAACTCGTGTAGTTTCTGGTACATGTTGATTTGCAGTTATTGATCAACCatccttttttatttgttatgtttttattttttgccaGAACTGGTTAACATTTAGGTTTGTATTTGTTGGATGCAGCAAACATTGATGACGAACGCTCAAGCCGGGGTTAAGAATAATATAAGAAGATTGAACAAGAGCATTGTTCGAAGTGGTTCAAACCATGTTGTTCATGTGGTTTGTTTTGCATTAATTTGTTTCTTTGTAGTATACGCTTGGTCAAAGATGTTTAGAAAATGAGGTCACTGTTAGGGGTTATGATGCTCCAGTTGAGTTGAAAAAAGAAGCCGTCAGCGTAGGCCTTCTTCATTAACATTTTGTTGTATAGAAAAGCTCTACTATCCATCAAAGTGTAACACACTATATAGTTGAAAATCTAGACTTTGGAATTATATTTCTTGGATATATTGCTTAGTTTTATAGTGCCATTTTCTATCTTGATTATGTGATAAATGAAGCGGAACGTACTAGATAAGTACTAGATAAGAATCTGTTTTGATCAAAGGCTCCATAACATTAATAATTAAGATAGCTAGTTATGTGCCCACATAATGTTATAATATTCTTGTGTTCTTAATTCCATCAAGTTTAATAGATGGGCAAATCAATGGGAGTTGCTATCATACATTCATTCATACGGTAAATAACacattttagaaaaataaaataaaaaactgttGTTGATGAATATCGTTGGATGTGTGGTTGCTGATCAGATTACTAGCCTATACAGTAATGATTCCTTGCATAATATTCATGGCAATTATTGCTTTTGTAGCAGGCATGCAGAAACAGAACTTCTTTTGCGTGTCACATTCATGATTTCTCTTGCTTCTGAGAGAGGCATCCTATTATTATTGCATTCCCAATATATTACTAGTTACTTACATGTAAAGGTTTTTTTTATTGCTCTCGTAAGTGTTTTCATCAACGGCTGAGATGTATTCAATTGTGCGCGAAAATCATCCTTAAAACGTGAGATTCTGATACTTACAAAAGACATATTCCCTTATTTTCGTTTCTTTCTTGTCCCGTCTCTATGTCCTACTTGCACCTTTCTTGCGATGCTTTTGAGAAGAAATCAGGGTTTTGTATTTCGTATGTGTTCATGTCAATGTCATGGTTACACCACCactaagttttaattttaattttgatctGTTATAACCATATATTATCAAACACTATAATCAATCTCTTTAGTATTCTAAAAAAGTTACACAATAAAATtcagtaatatatatatataaaccgTGCTGTAGATATAGCAAGAACAGGGGCAGAGATAGAATAATATGCATTCTATATATACATATTCTGTACAATTATTTCACTCTCTCAGTCAAACATTATTAGGTTAACGACCAAAGGGactagaaaaaaattattgcaATTAGATCATACACTAAAAGAAGGGAGAAGTTGGAGAGCAATTGGCACAAAGGCCAACCTAACGTGGGCATTGTCAGCAATGTAATCCACTTTTGCAGTTTTGCCCACTGTGTCCGTTGTTATGCTGTGCTGCGTTGTCGTTGTGATGGGGGAAAGTAACTTCTAAAACACCCCAAAAGCGGAGGGTACCGTGGTAGTGTGGCATGTGGCAATTGTCAGCCATGTCAGTAGGTCAAAATGCTTTACAGAGGTTGTTAGCCTTCATGTTAGATGAACCTTGCTCAACTATTGGACCTGTTGGACCACACAACCTGCTCCTCTTGGGTTCTGAGATCCTTGTCGATCAGCACACATCCGTCCTCATCATCTGAGTCGCAACTCTCAGAGGACGAGGACACGCTAAGGGAGCTGTTACCTAACCTGTTTCTTCCTAGCCTAGTTACAGGGGCGGAGACAAACCGTCCGCATGATGCACCAACTTGGTGCTTCGTTTTTGTTCGGCTCGGCAGTGCCTTCAATGTGCGTTCTGTGTAAAATGTCATCCATGGATGCGCTGAAAATGAACCAGAAAATGTTAGTATAACATACAAAGTTGTTGATTGGCAAAAGTTGTTGAGAGCTTGCAGATCTTCAGCTTGCAAAAAATCCTTGTGACTGCAAAGATAACTATCGAGAACTTGGaattgttctctgttttaatcATTTCAAATGAAATAACAAAAGGGAGTATTGAATACAAGAATTAATTGCTACATTTCTGCATGCATCATTGATGTAGAGAGATAAAAGTGGCCAACAACAAAACTATTATAATCAATGCGTATGAACTTACTAAGTACTTCATCAGCTGTTATTCTTGATGTAACATCCCTTGTAAGCATTCTCTCGACGAGGTCTCGTGCAGGTTTAGATATTGCTGCCCATATGCCTGTTTGGAAATccaatttaacattcttaattGCCTCAAGAACAGCTTCCAATGAATCCCCCTGGAATGGAAGATTGCCAACCAATAGAGCATACAGGAGCACTCCCAAACTCCATATATCCACCTTCTCGGAGTATTTGCCGGACAATACTTCTGGGGCGACATGTGCAGGGCTTCCTGCTAAGCCAGTCAAGTTCTGACCTGAGATACAAAATTTATAGTTATTAAGAGCTTAGACAATGCTGAAACATATAATTGTACGACAAATGGAGCACAAAATGAGAAATTCCAATTACATATTATTTGCAACAGATAGGAAAGACAATATCATGGACTAACTGCAAGGTAGGTTAGGTTCATATTGATACAAGCATTTTCCCTAAGACCTCTGACTCAAATTTGCAGAAGACTTAAGGAGTGGTGAAAGAAAAAATCCTGCAACTTGCAAAGGATATAACCATCTAAATCCCACCATGTTTTTCTCCTATTGACAACGTAAAATTAGCAAACAAAGATCCAATGAATGCAAAGTGTAGAGTTCTGACCACTTTCAAAATTCCTGCAATAATAGCAATTACTTTCAAATTCAGTATACCATTTACAATACCACAGGGAAATAACATATGACCACTAGGCTCAAAACTAACATCAAATAATGTACTAGCACATCTGCTATATACCCTCAAACAGGTTTTATTGATAATTATTAGGTTGTATAAACTTCTTTTACATAAAACAGGTTGGGAAAGAATTCTATCCACGTTAATTGTAAAGATACATCAGGGAGATGATCATATTCATATACAGTCTCAGATGTTACCTTCAGAAATTCTCATTGCGAGGCCAAAATCTGCAAGCTTTATTTTTCCTGATGCTGTGAGCAGATTATTCTCAGGTTTGATATCTCTGTGCACAAATCCCATGTCATGACAGTACTTGATGACTAACATCACTTCCTTGAGTACATTAGCAGCCTGCTGTTCCGAACATGGACCTTCCCTAAACATATGATCAATCAGTCGCCCCCCGGAGCATAATTCCATCACAAGATGGAAGCATCCAGCTTCTTCATACACTGCTTGCAGTGTCACAACCCCCGAATGTCCAGACAAGTGCTGCATTATCTCAACCTCTCGATGAACTGTCTCCTCTCCTTTCTTCAGAGTCTTACACGCATATTCTGCTCCGCTAGCCCTCGAACGGCACAACCTAACAGAGCCAAATTTTCCTTGCTCAATCGTTTGACCAGGAACATAATCATCCTCAATCTTCTTCTTCCTGCCCATCTGGGTAGCAGCATCAATGCAACCTAGCTTCCTCTTGAGACCTCTGCCCGACGTGATCAATGATGAAGTCCCACAAGGCGGGGCAGTCGCAATGCCGGCGAGCCTCCTCTTATAAGAAGGGGCGGGCTCAGTGTCGGCATCTTCCTTGCACCTCTTCTTCAGCCTAAAGCAATCCTCCAGCGAGTAATGACACTTCAAATTCGAAGACGCAGACTCATGTTCCAAAGGCAAAACATCATCCGGCAGATCGGAGGCATCTGCCTCActtcctttccttttcttcctcaTAATAACATCGGTTGTTGACCAACTAACTAATCAAGCATTTCCAATCTTATTTATTAAGATCACAACATCCCAACGGAACAAGAATCACAGACACCACAGAATGTTTTCCACTTTTGCCACAAAATATCAAAGCCAAACTCCTGGATTCTGCTCTACAATCAAGGTACACAGGATCAAACACTGAAATAAATCTAAACCACAAAAAACAAGTAAGATGAATTCAAAAGAAGAAGGATTTGCTTCTCCAAATGCAAGTCTTTACAAACATAATTATActcaaatattaatttttagacATAACTAATGATGCAAAAAGAGATAATAAACTAGTTTCTAGTACAAAATACTTTCACCATttaaataaacaagaacaagcaAAAGATAACACAATCGATAAATCAAGTCCAAGTGATCTTAAAATTGACATCTATATCTTCATAGGACAAATTTGGAGCTTGATCAACATTTTCCTCATTTTGATTTGCATCTATATCTTCCATAAGAAACACTGCATTATGCAGAACAtcagaaacaaagaaagaagagtttgaagagAGAGCTACAAGAAACTAGCAAACTAAATTAACTTCATCTTATTCTTCCATCAATGAATCAATTCTACACACCTCTTTGAGGGATGCAAGAGCTTCATTTATAACAGAGttggaaaagagaaaaatattagaGATCAAAATAACAAACCCTAACTAACTGTACCAAACTAATTTTGTTACTCACCAACTCTCTTATCTCTTATCCCTTAACATACAGCAACAAAAGATTTAGCATTTTttaagcaacacaacaacaaggTTCAGTAATAAATTCAACTCAACTCAGTTATCCAGCAACAAATTCTACTTTCAGCAACAACCACATTTATGATATGTTCAGCATCAAATTCAACTTACAGCTGACAACAAATTCTACTTCTAGAATTCTAGCAACAAATTCAGGTATGATAACTATGAAAATTTTCAGGCAGCAACAAAAACTTAAACTATGATAACTTTCAGGGAGCAACAAAAAAGCTCCAATTCTCCAAATATGATTTACAGCAAATTAACATTAGCTAATCATAATTTCAGCAACAAACTCAACTTTCAACAATAAATTCAAGATGTACTAATAATTTACAGCAATGAAATTGAAAGAGGAATAACAAGGCCAAAGCTGAAACTCACCTGGGCAGAGACCGAGAGACCGAGAGCGCGACGAGGTAAGGCCGTGAGAGACTGAGAGTGACGACCGACGAGGTGAGGGGAGCGACGAGTGAGTGACGAAGTGAAGGTGACGCCGTGAGCCGCCGTGAGCCGCCGTGAGTGATGGACTGTCGAGCTCGAGAGAGAAGAGACACAAGGCTGGCTGGGGGTTAGGGGGGTTCCAATTCCATTCAGATTAGGGACATTAGCCATTAGGGTTCATGCTTTCATTTCATGCAAATCAACAGGGGGCGGAGGACTGGAGGAATGAAACGACGCCAAAAAAAACATGACCCGGGTTAAATTAATCGGCAGGGTCactgattttaataaaaatcgGTCGGGCCAAATCAGTTTTTAACGGGTCCCTTGTTTATCCGGTTCGACGAGTGACTCGATCCGGTTAAATTATTGGATGACCAGATTTTTGGTCAAACCGACTGAATCGAGCCGGATTTGATAAATATGCTTAATAATGAATTTGATTTGATAATTAATCTTTTTATACATaatatttctatatttttttataactatTCAAGATATATTtcttttaaatactttatatataatatctaatTATTCTCACGATATCATCCAATTcgataaattaataattaattaattataaatttaaattttatgtaaaaatttaCTGTTAACAAACAAAGAGACACGCGAGATATTCACTAGatcaatataaattaattataaatcattgatatttaaaatatatttagcTTACTACTTAAGAAAtattaataagataaaatgaGTTGAGTAACTACTTGAATCGTCTAAGAATGCATGTTTTTAAGTAAGGATGTTTAAAATCCAATTCGCTCTGAAATTCGGTTCAGACCTAAGGCATATTTTAATGGATTTGGGTTTATCTTTTTATCTGGCGTTATTTTCGggtcaaatttaaattattttggatCTATTAAACTTGACTATATATACAACTGGATGCATAAGTAATGCCCTAACTAATTTAAAAGAATCTAGCAAAACTAACAAACTTGCTTTAACATATAATTAATCTATTAATAGTACACCTGTCATGATTTAGTAAACAAATATCATTCTAATACTAACCATTGACTCTAGTATTTTCCTTCAAGTTTGGCATATAGATGTTTAAAATGTCAAACTTGGCTATAAGGTTATGAAACTGGGTTGCTGAAACAGGTTTGGTGTATATGTCGGATAATTGATGTTTGGACTTAACATGTATCAATTTGATAAATCCAGTAACTACTTTCTCTCGAATAAAGTGGCAGTCGTCTTCAATGTGCTTTGTGCGTTCATGGAAGGTCAGAGTTGGTGTCTATATGTATAACTAATTGGGAATCACAAAAtaatatgataaaattaatgaCAATATTGGAATCAAGCAGCAACCATTTCAACCAAGTTCAGTTGTCACTACTGCTAATGCCATGTATTCTGCTTCAGCTGAGGATCTTAATGCTGTAGTTTATTTGCTTGATCTTCAAAAATTACAGTAGTTATGCATTTAGTCTGATAATACTAgggagacaaaaaaaaattttaacttattttatttagtatttattatttataacaataattaattacaattacTTTTTTGTTCCCAAACATTATTGCATTTATTCTAAACCCCCTGGCCATATTTGGTATCTAACTTATGCTTATATGTAGTTGAGATCCCAACTCCCAAGTATCTGTTACTTTTTAGTTAACTTTTAACTTAATTTATTCATCGTTGGATTAATGTGTGTACATTAGACATCCCAATTTCCCAAAAAGTTACATTGATGTATAAAGTAAAAGTGTGAAACGAGCAGCAcgtagattttttattttaatatggaAGAGTGGAGAGAGTTTTACGTTAATGTTGTAAAAAATAGAGTTTTACAGTGTTATGGGGGCGCTGCTCTGTGCAAGCATAATACGCAGAACACATATTGTACTGACAATACACAGACTGTGTATTTACAATACGCAGACTGTGtattgtaatttaatattaaaataatacaatacgCAGTCTGTGTAttgtttttataaattaaaaaaatattaatctgACAATTCGCACTCTGCGAATTCTATAACCCCcataattttgtaaaacaccATAATTTCTAATATTAAAGGATTACACCAATTTTTATCCaatatcaaaaaaaaattaaccgcAGCACGTCCAGCGACCTAaaattagatttaattattttatcaataataGGCTTTACTTCAAGTCTTTCTTATTATGTACTTATTTCTTATTCTCTCTATTCACTTATAATCATTCATCcatctaaatatttttatttcattcataCTTAATAGTTATTACTTGTTTCATACAACATATTTGATCCAATGACAATAGAGTAAAATTTAACtttaaatttcgaaatttttttctttttttacataCGATGTGACGATGTCCAAAGCATTCCTCCATTTTGACCTAGCTCTTAAATTCTACCGTAATTTGCATTagtctatattttttattgttttgaataATACAACCAAAATACCTAAATTTCTTGATTTGTGGTATggttttttctttaattttcactTTTGTGTTTAAGTTCCTCGTTCCTCTGctgaatttatttttcatatactGTCTTAGTGCGACATACATATGAATTATATATCTAAAATCTAAATTCTCAATTAGATATTACTTGTCTCCATAAGAACAATGTCatccaaaaaaaagaaaaaaacataaTACAGTAGGTTTTAGGATATGTTCGATAAACAACTCTAACATATGTATACAagtataatattatattattattggcAAATTCTGATGTTCTATTTTATCATTCTTTTTTGGCCCCCAACAAATTCTGAATCTCATCATAGTCCCTTGGATGTAGCATCCTGAATTATTCGATATTACAGCACCACACTTTTGATTAAATGTTTCAATAATACCACTCTAGTGATGACCGATGGAAATATTTACTGGTGAATCTTAATTTGTTTGAGCCAGAATGCCAAATAATCAATGATAACCTTCCCCCCAGTTATGGGTACCATTATTAATATTCCTGAAATGAAGGGTGAAATAAAGATGCAACATATTTGGTTGTTTTGAGTATAGTAGCCTGTATCATTTATGCACTGATCTTCCTTCACAACTTCAAAAAGCAGATTCTGGTGTGAGGGACAAAGTAGCATTAATAACACAAATTTTCTATTCAAATGAAGcctttattttattctttttcattttcacaTCCAGCTTTTCCAAAAGCTTGGACCCTTATATAGTAAGAGTACACTAACACTAGTATTTCATTTAGTTAAGGTTGATCATTGATTCATTGCCAAATTGGGGTCCACCATGAATTCAGAACCACCAAATTTCCAATCTTTTTATGCTCCCTCTCCTCATCCTTTTGACCAAATTGAAGCTACTAACACATGACAATCACACAGCTTGATTCATTGAAGGCAAAGTGACCCATCCCCCCTGACttgacaaaaagaaaaatggttCCAATGAGTTTCAAAACGTTCAGAGTACTATTTTACATGTCACGCTTGAAAGATGGATATCAATATGTGCTTGAGAGTTTCTAACCATTCTAAAGGAGATATCATTGGAATGCtcttttccctctctttcaAATCATGCACCAAACCAACCAATAAATACCCCTTTTATCCTTAATGGAATTTGAATTGTAACTTGTGTGGCTTCAAGCCTTAGTTTTTTCTAGATATTCCGCAAATGGGGGAGCTGTTTGTTAGAACTAATGAGTTTTCAACTTTTCATCATTAGGAAATAACTGCATCTATACCAGATTGTGCTTCTTCTTAAACACCATAATCAGGCCCTGCCCACCATCCATGGAGGATCATCCATTTCTCGATTTTCCACTAGGGACCCATTCCTCAAGAGGCCTTCAATTATCACATTTATGTACATTTTAAATATACTGTAACGCTGGGGAAAAAAAAAACCAGCTAGAATTTGTTTAAATTAGCATTCATTAATTactataatatttaataaatgttaaataagatgaattttgattttttttattaataattttttatgaccAAACATCTCGTTAAATATATTTTTCGGTATAATTCTTAAAGTGATCTTAGAATTAGTTATATAATACTCGAAATCTCAATTGCTCTAATTACATTTCTAAGATTGACAATAATAACGTGATGAATCACATGTTTAAACTTAGGTTGCTTCTAATTTGATCCTAATGATCCATAATAATTTGAgattaagtacgattttggttcCTAAAATATAGATagaaaattctttttgtttttaacccttttttttatataaaattgtcACTAAAGTTTGAAACTAAGTTTTAAAATtgtcatttttatttaaattttaaaattttggactaaattatttataacaaaaaaaatttataaaataaaaaaaaagaatgaaaatgtTTCTACTCTTGTTAAAGAGGAAGGAAGGAAAAaggaaggagaaggaaagaagaagaagctgttTACGATCTATTTGTGCTTCGATTCTGtcgttaaaaatttaaaatcaagttaaattttagagatgatttaaaattaaattaaattttaaggactattttatatgcaaaaaaaagttaaggataaaaaaattttcgacttatattttaaagacaaaaatCGTAGTTAACCCTAATTTGGAGAAGACACTAAATTATTAGGGTCTATAGGGCAAAATGCTAAAGAAAATATTGTACAGggtaaaaagattaaaaaaaaaaagtatttgtACGTTGCACGAATGCTATCTTCCAAAACTTCATGTCATGTTTGGTCATGTAGTGGACAGAGATACCGAAGCAAGGGATATTACTGCTTTTTATTTCTTGagggaagaaaaaaagaaaaaccaattttttttcccTCTAATGCTTATCTTCATTATGATTTAACCTTTTGAGGGGGCTTGAACACAACAACTTATATAAAGAGAATTCGACAATATTTGACGGGTGTCCTATGCTCCCCCTATGGCTATGGTCTATGGATTAACATTAGCCCTTTATTATTTGTTTGTGCATGTCTAATCCCTTCGGCTAGATTTGGTTCTAGGAATTGGAtaataagacattaaaaataaaatataaaaaataaaaatataaaaattaatatttttatattttatttgataataaattaaaataaattataaaaattcaatttatttttattttttatttaaaaattttaaaaaaatataattataaaaaattaataaaaaaataaattatattttttgttggtatttatttattctttttattagaatggatacaaaatatattaatttaatgtCGTTGAgtacaatatttttatttatatctcatctattaaacaaaatttatatttctatatttttatctCAGTATCACGTACGTGTAAATAAAGGCTACCCTAGTTTCTTCATCCTAGTGCTATATCTTGCCATGctcattttttatttcttgtgtaGCATGGATTTAATAAGATCATATCATAATGGTCAATGGACCTTCCCTATACTTaacattctctttatttttgaataaaataagaatattgTTAAGAATTTAGTTTCTATATAATTTAGTAAATATTTGATGATGTGATCGGATGAAGTTCGTTAGAAATTCTTTGACAATATCAATATATCAAATTGATCTCTATTGTACATTAATGATTACAAGTTACAAGTGATCCCAAGTATTAACCTTTTACTCCTTATCAAGCCTATAATAATTGATGAGATGATAACTGTTCATATCCTGACCCAACGCTAAGGTCCAGGTCCAAACGACAGATCCAACCTACAAGGCGGGGCACCTCAGTACATTGATCTTCTCTTAAGAAGTCGGTGTTCCCCACGACTTAACCCAACGAAGTCGAAAGCAGAGATTAGCTGGTAGATaataactgcccctaaaatctctcaatcCACTTCCAGAAGCCATATCGTAACCTCCCGAaaataaagggacggttatccaccctAAAAGGTGaaactactccaacggtggttattggttcaccactataaatacactgacacccctcaggtatctctaagtcccaatactctctagatctgctcacacccttgctgacttaggcatcggagtgtctttgcaggtaccaccccccattctctCACACGTACAAGTTGGACGGAGGCCCTAAAGGCGCAAACCCGCTCGAAGACTTCCTTCCCCAGACGATTGGACCAACCCAACG
The genomic region above belongs to Arachis stenosperma cultivar V10309 chromosome 5, arast.V10309.gnm1.PFL2, whole genome shotgun sequence and contains:
- the LOC130979227 gene encoding serine/threonine-protein kinase PEPKR2-like, with protein sequence MRKKRKGSEADASDLPDDVLPLEHESASSNLKCHYSLEDCFRLKKRCKEDADTEPAPSYKRRLAGIATAPPCGTSSLITSGRGLKRKLGCIDAATQMGRKKKIEDDYVPGQTIEQGKFGSVRLCRSRASGAEYACKTLKKGEETVHREVEIMQHLSGHSGVVTLQAVYEEAGCFHLVMELCSGGRLIDHMFREGPCSEQQAANVLKEVMLVIKYCHDMGFVHRDIKPENNLLTASGKIKLADFGLAMRISEGQNLTGLAGSPAHVAPEVLSGKYSEKVDIWSLGVLLYALLVGNLPFQGDSLEAVLEAIKNVKLDFQTGIWAAISKPARDLVERMLTRDVTSRITADEVLTHPWMTFYTERTLKALPSRTKTKHQVGASCGRFVSAPVTRLGRNRLGNSSLSVSSSSESCDSDDEDGCVLIDKDLRTQEEQVVWSNRSNS